The sequence CCTTTTTATGAGCTCTCGACATTTTATGGATTACTTAAAAAGAAAAGGGAAATTATTGCCCTGGTGACAGCTTTTTATCGCAGCACTTTCATCGCTTTCCACAATCaaatttttaatgtatttgCTGTGCCGTGCCCTTGGCCCTAATTAACACCTAGAGCGCACCATTAACACTTGGGGTTCGGGTTCGTAACGGATCCCAGTGACTTTCAAACTAGAAACTAGAAAAAAAAACCCTGCCAGCGGGGCACACAGAAATTCCTGTCTTGTCCGGGCTCCGtctttatttcatttttaagtCCTAAGGCTGGCCTAACTTGTTTTCTAATTGGTGACACCTTGTCAATTTGCCACGCCACACGCTTTAACAGGCCGTCTCTATTAGTGAATTCTCGTTGGGTTCCTCGTAGAGGCTTCTTTTTTGGCAATCATCGGTTCGTGACGAAGCCGCCCCGGGTGTCCCAATGTCCCTATATGTAGAAACATATCCCTGTGGGTTTTATATCAAGAGGTCTAAACTATTCCGGGAACTGCCTCTGCTGCTGTCACTAAGCAGCTTAACTCCCTTTTTTCCAGTCCTCAATCCTGGAGTATCAGCCAAGGGATCCTGCTTCTGATTTTCAGCCTGCTCTCAATTTCAATCAGCTCGAGACACGCCCACTCACAGCGGAAATCCGTTTTGGCAATTATATAAAACAGAAAGAAACGTATCGCATTACATgcggaaatttattttttggttgCTCCATTTTGGCCACACCCTTTCTTTGCTTAATTGCTCAGGGTGCACCAGCCCCGCTTTTTATTTCACATATCGTATTTATTATCTTTTGTTCGCTATTTACACAAAAACCCACAAAAGGAGAGTACGAAATGCAAACAACATTTCGCTTCCAAAAGGTAACGCGAATTCTTGCTAAGCTAATCaccaaaaaataaaggaaaaaaaacaataacaaagtCACCAATGACTGTGTCACGCCTCTGATCCACCGCCCCCGCCCCCGATTCCAACCCCTCCTCGCACCCCCGCCCCTGCGATTCCCAAACCGTTTGCGCATGCGCCGCCGCTTTATCGCGGCCCAAACATCTTGCACATATTTACACACAATTTACCTGTGTGCGCCTTAAATTTCGTTACATACGTGAAATTATTTAAGGAAAAACGAAACcaccaacaacaaacaaacaaacattaACCGGGAATTGAAGGCTCACTCTGCCATAGTTTCGtcaaaaaagtaaaacaaattatttcgTGGTCGAATTCCAGGAAATCGAAATCAAAAGcggcaaaaaaaattttaacaccAAGCGGAAGTTGTCTTCGGTGATATGGAGAGCGCGAGAATGTGTCAATCGTCAAGTGCAGACTAGTCAATCATAGACACATCAATCAACACCCATACCAAAATAAATTGCAGAGTAATTTTGGGGTTTCAAATGTTTATGGTCTACTCCTTGGGAATATTTTAAATCACTAACAATCctattcattttaattaaattaggATACAAGTTTTACATAAGAACTCGTATACTTCAAGTACTTTACACTCTACGAAACGCAACTGAAAATTCCAAACAAGGTTGACATGGTCCTACTCGAGAGTTTTCAGCTACCTGACCGCCGAGACCATCCCTATATATCATATCTTGAGCTATGAACCGGGGCGAAACCACTTGAAAAATTATCTGCAACatgtaaattcaattttcatTGTTCTTTATCTGTGATGGTCTCGCTCTCAGAACAGAAaccgaaacagaaacagaaacggCTGCAAACGGAGGCAgttactaaaaataaaaatgaaaatgaaatataaaaGTAACGCGCACAAGGGGGAAACTGTCCACTCGAATGGATTGTGCAGAGATCGGCCCAAAGTGTTAAGTTGGAATTTATAGTTGAGCGTTTAATCTGTGTCAGGTTTTGGTGCGCGCTCATCTCCTTGCCTCCATGGCAACGTGGCATTGATAACTTGAAGTGTCATAATTGACCAGGCTTTGGAAGACAAGTGCCATTACTCATAACGAAAATTTCAACTCTTGCCCACGACGTCTCCGGCCATCACTTCACTTGGCCAAGATTGAGATCTTGTCTTGGTCGCGGTATTGGTCTTCGGTGCCAAGTGGAACACCCAGAAGGCGAAAATAATGACTGCACAGAGAATAAAACCTTGTTGATAATGGTCTTTCTTTATATAAATCATAATTTTTTGAAAGCAAATTAGTGTtgctttttattaaaatactatacTATTATTTCTTCCATTAAATTATATACTATTTTTAAGAACTGAATAATGTGAAAAGATCGGAAATAAACCAAAATTCCCTTTTCCTAATTTTAGGCTGCCGAGAGACGAGCTTCATCTACGCAATCACCAGTGCGGCGGTGACCCACTCGATCGCCAGGGCCTGCAGTGAAGGGAGCATCGAGTCCTGCACCTGCGATTACAGTCACCAGTCGAGATCCCCACAAGCCAACCACCAGGCGGGCAGTGTGGCCGGTGTGAGGGACTGGGAGTGGGGCGGCTGCTCCGACAACATTGGATTCGGATTCAAGTTCTCCCGGGAGTTCGTCGATACCGGCGAGAGGGGTCGCAATCTGCGCGAGAAGATGAATCTGCACAACAACGAGGCGGGCCGAGCGGTAAGTTCAGCTTCATAAAGAAAAATACACTGCTAAAACTTATAGAAAATCAACCAATATGATCTgattaaatacaaataaataacatCATATATGGCCTCGTTTTCTATAACTTTTCCCTCTGTGTATCCCGTAATAAGTAGTCCTAATGTTCGGTTTAAGCCTGGCTGGGGGATTTACGACTGCAGTGCTAATAAAAACCAGCGACGACAATTTCCGTCCCCCCAATTAATTGGAGCCGAACGCCAATTGGCCTAGCTGGCCGAGATAAGCCCCCTCTCTTTCGCTCCCTGTCTAGCTGTCTCTTTCTACGGAGAATGTGGGGGGATTTCTGCACTCGTTTGCGCTTGTGTCGCTCGTATATTAACTCGTTGACAGCTTCCAGTTCCCCTCCACAAGCAAGAAAATCGTAGGACTTTAGTTTTGGGGGCAACTGCACAGTGGTGAGAGTTTAGAAAAAATATCAtaaggaaaaaaatatatgatcTTAACTTTGATGATCTTTGATGAATACTTTGCAATGCTTTGTGCTAAGTTTCATATTCCTTCTTAATAGATTGATTCCAGTCTATAGACTTAAATCTGTTGTGATTTTACCTATACCAAATACAATGCTGATCCAACCACTGTGCACCGCCACTCCCGCTGACCGTTTTAGTGGGGCGTAGAAAGTAGCACACTGCGCCAACATCCAATATCCAACAACCAACATCCAGTATTCAGCTAGAGCCGATCGTTCCCGGATCCGGGGATCCTAGTCCTCCTTCCTCGTTCCTCCGCCTTTGGGGAGCAGGGCCCACCGTCTgtgttattattttattacttGTTATGGGCCGCAGCTCCATAATCATTGCGATCAGCATGATGATGATCATCGGTCGCTGCTGCGACTGCAACTGCTAACCGAACTAACTGAAGGCCCCCCAACTGCGTTGATTTCTTACTTTTGGTCCGCGCACAACAATTACAACCGGCAACATCGGGGGGACATGCAACAAGCGCACAGCAAGTTGCAACAacatttattgatttttaataaCTGCAACAACGTGGCAGGCGGGCCGCCAATCtcccagccagccagccagcaaAAACAACCCAACCAAGCCAAGCAAAAAACAGCAAAATAATTAAGTGAAAAACATATTGCGAGTCCATTCGCAAGAGGAGAAGAGCCTAATAAAGTCATACTAATGAACAATCTCTCCCCGCTCTTTTTCGATCTGCAGCACGTCCAGGCGGAGATGCGACAGGAGTGCAAGTGCCATGGAATGTCCGGCTCGTGTACAGTGAAGACCTGCTGGATGCGACTGGCCAACTTCCGTGTGGTGGGCGATAATCTCAAGGCCCGCTTCGACGGAGCCACCCGCGTGCAGGTGACCAACAGTCTCCGGGCAACCAATGCCCTGGCCGGAGTGAGTCCCAATGCAGCTGGCTCCAGTTCCTCCAGCTCCAACGGCCTGATCATCCCCCAGTCGGTGGTCTATggcgaggaggaggagcgcATGCTGAACGACCACATGCCGGACATCCTGCTGGAGAACAGTCATCCGATCAGCAAGATTCACCATCCGAATATGCCGTCGCCGAACAGTTTGCCACAGGCTGGCCAAAGGGGCGGACGAAATGGACGTCGCCAAGGCCGCAAACATAATAGGTAAGGATCAAATGGatatataaacatatattttaaaaatgtaactaCACTGATCTAAAACGTTTTGAAATTATTTGAAATTCATTAATATATGCTTTTGCAATAATACGTAACAATAATATGTGTTAAGAAGCTAGTCAATATAATATTCATGATTGATTTTTAAGAATATTGAACTCTACtcaatacaaatatttaacaCAAAACcgaaaatgttaaaaaataaatactaaacattctaaaaaatactaaaaattgaaattgtCATCCCagataaatattaatataccTATAAAGTACTATTAACTTGGAACTTCTCAATACACCATATTAACtgtttattatttacctcTTCTTCTCCTCAGATATCATTTCCAACTGAACCCCCACAATCCCGAGCACAAGCCGCCAGGCTCCAAGGACCTCGTCTACCTGGAGCCCTCGCCCAGCTTCTGCGAGAAGAACCTGCGACACGGCATCCTGGGCACCCATGGGCGCCAGTGCAACGAGACCTCGCTGGGCGTGGACGGATGTGGGCTGATGTGCTGTGGGCGTGGCTATCGGCGGGACGAGGTCGTCGTGGTGGAGCGATGCGCCTGCACCTTCCATTGGTGCTGCGAGGTCAAGTGCAAGCTGTGTCGGACCAAGAAGGTCATCTACACGTGTCTCTAAGGACACTGACCGCCCTGAAAGCCACCGTCCTCTACAGTAATCGCCCCCTCCCTTCAATCTTTGTATGTGTTATGTATTTTGTCTACGCTTAGCCTTTGTTATTAGCACCTTAAGAGCCTAGACTATAGCCTAGTTAAAGATACGACTAACGCCCATCTAAAGCCCCCTCCCTTGACTCTCACTTTTCTTAGCAGTATTACACGAGGAATATTAACGAATAGATTTCAAGAAAAAGTGAGGAATACAACATGTGTTTGCCCAGTTTTTAGTCACGTAAGCCAGCTCCCAATCGAagcaaaatattttgtaaattacAAAGCCCCCATTTTTGTACCCCCATATGATAGCTAGTaactaaaattaattaagTCTAGCTTAAAGTTTTCGAAGCGCGTCCCCTTTCTGCTGAATCCCTTTACCCACTCTGTcgtttaaaatcttttttaaatCATTGAAAACAAGACTGAAAATTCAAATAGCGCGCAGATCCTTCTTTCTCCTTAGCGAACACTGCTTGACCTGCTTGCATACTGCTTTGGCCGGGACCAAAACTTATGTGAAGTGGGCAGGAGAATCCTTTAAGAAAATCGATTGCCTGGGCTGGAAAACCATTGGAATAGCTTACACAAAATTCCTTTTAAAGTTTTCCCCTCTTAGCCTGGTTATCCAAAACGAAAAATTACTTTTGTGTACATAAATAAGTTTAAATTAACTCTTAGTTTTAGGATAAATTCAGACCAACCCCATGAAGTACAGAAAAAGATTTTAGTTGCTTGGAATTTATGAAATTTGCACacgaaatatttttttttgtaaacgcATTTAATTTATCTCCCCCCGGCCTTTCGGTTGTGCGTTCTCCCCATCCCCCATTGTAGGTATTACTAATTAATTAAACGCACTTAGCTGGCTAGTTAAACTAAGTACACAAATAGCTTGATatgaatataatatttaattaatttatactAGCTCATAGACATTCAATTTTGTAAAGTATTAATGCGAAGGAAAACAAGAAACAGAAAAGCGAGCAGAAAAATGCGAATGCAATCGAAaacaaatcaataaaaaaaagaaaacgaCAATGagtaaaaaaattacaaaaaataaaatcaaagtgGAATTTATTTCGTATGGTGGGGCTGTTCGGGGCTGCTGGGGGCAATTATTTGGCCCATGTGTGGGGCAATTAGCCGGGGAGCTGGAATGGGAGGTCAGGGTCGCCGATCTGCTCTGAGGCATTTCAATATTTGATTTAAGCCAGCTCGCCAACGGTGGCAGTGGCAGTTTCCCAAGCGCATTTTTTGCTCTTGCAGCAACTGTCAACCTGGGCAGCTACAGAAAGCAGAAACAACTGCTGCAACAAGCAGCGACAGTTGCATCTTTTGTATATCGTCGGCAAAAGTCGGTGGATAAACCCCTGGCCCAGCCCCTCTTGCCCCATTCCAGCTGACAATGCGAACGACAATTCCGCGCTGTCAGCGGCGAGCCATCGAATGTGGCTTTCAAGTTTTAGCGACTCGGGATTGAGGATGTGGATCTGGGGATGTGGATGCGGATGAGGCTCAGGTTCAGCTACAGCTACAGCTTCAGGTTGAGGTAGATCTTTGGCGCTGGACGATCGCGACATGCAATTGCCGGACCAACTATGCAACCTGACATCCGACAGATCTAGACGAGAGCAGGCGGGCCAGATAAACCTAAACCTGGATGAGGCTTACATTGATCCTGATTTCAGCTACTGATCTGCAGATGAAGATGGAGCTGAAGCCTCTGGCTGGCCAAACACACTCTCGCCggagcaaaaacaaaaaaaaaaacaaagtgatCGTGCTACAAGTGTCTACTGTGCCTGACAGTTTTGTTTCGCCTTTTCCTCCTTTTTGATACGGGTGGGAAAACAATTTTTCGCCCAGAAAACGGGATTCCACAGAGATGTTTGATTAGCCGGTGATTTTTCAAGGACCTTGAACTAAAAGTAGATCCCTATCTATTTGTTCGCTCTGGTTTCGAAAGGTTGTTCAATCATGCCAATCACTggcaaataattaaaaatcacCTTACTCACAAATCAAACCATTTCACATCTGCCTCTCCATGTGACCTCATTTGGATAACACATACTCTAACACATTCTATATTCCCATTATGTCACTTGTAATTAGAGAATAGCTTTCCAATGATCGGCAAATGATTCACAAACTGTTGCCCCCAACGATGCACCGCAAAAAAACAATTCAATAAATATTAGTCTGTTCTAGAAATAATTGTATACTGacaataattaattataaaatttttttttaataggtTTGATAAAATAGTAGTACTTCCTTTATATCAATATAATTTTTCAGTTGAGATCTAGGGTCGTTTAAATTTatgttaatattttataagcAGTCTCCGAAAAAATACTATTTTATATTGATTGATTTAactttgtaataatatacaaTCGTGAAACTTCTTTCCGTGTTGCCCAAAGGCAGCCCCTGCCAACCTATTGGGTCTACTGGCATTATTGGGCATCTCATAACCCCACGGGGCACATAGGACGCCTAGTTAGAGAGTGATGTGCCATTGTTGTTATTTAGTTGGCACCGCGAGGCGACAATTGTTGTCTCCGATGAGTCGTAGTCCTGGTGTGTTGTCGCTGTCTGGTCCGAGGAGACATTGCTCCTAATCAATAAAACTAACGAGCGGATTAAGATTATGTTGGCATCGCagtggctgctgctgttgcagttATTGTGGCTATTGCAGTTGCGTCCGCCGAGGCGAGAGACCAAAAGCGGCGCACGCTCGTCCCAAAAATGGTCAGGCGGCCTAATGAATTGCAAGTCGCCAGCGTCGTCCACTATAAACAGCCCGTCCAGCatacaaaatcaaaaaaatacGGAAGAAAGTAGAACTTAAGGCGACGAAGCTCGATGTACCCTGCAAAAATAGCAAGTAATTTGAATAATattgaataataataataatataatactaAATATTAGCAAATAATTTGAATAACACAATGTCAATGAAATGATTATGACagaaaaaagtatttataaatCAATGTTTATTATACTTGACTTGGACTTGGACTTGGACTTTTTACTCCATTATAAAGTAATAAAATTGTGaatttataatttcttctatatttttttttaattgggTGAGTCCTTAActtctttttaatgattaatgATTTTCTTAAAGTTGTAGAAGGATTTGTGGTTTagcttttttattaaaagctgttgttacaaaaattaaaattcaatattattttagACGCTTGTAGGTCTGAGGTCGAACTCCTCAAAACAAACCGTTTAAACAAAATTTCATTGGATTTTATCCGACTTTTAGGCCAAAATGACATACCCATCGAGAACCTGGACGAAAAGAAATGAGGAAAAGAAGAATGGGGCACAAAAAAGCGGATCGGGATCCCCATGTCGGTCATCTTCCTCCGCTCGGTCGTCAATCGCTCGCCGGTTGATCACCGATCACCGATCACCGATCAGCGGATCGATGGTTTGCCATTGGGCATGAGCGTTCGATGGTCGACTCTTTGGCCGCTGATGTGGATGTGACAATGACAGTTGTTGTTCGTCATGTTTGGAGCATGTAGTGCCCCGATCCCCGCCAGCTTCGGTGCCCTCGCCACCGGGCCATGCTCCTCTTTTGTGTTGTAATTGCAGACGCCACACGTTTCGCGCGCTGTTTGATTTGGAAATTGCAACAGATCGGCTCGGAATGGGCAATATATCGCGATGGGGGCATCTCATTGACTTGGCATTCCCGGCACGCGCACTTCTTGGCATGACAAGACTTTCAAGCTTCCCCTGCACCCCCCTTCTTCCACGGCTTTTTCACTCTTTTGGCCCTTTAAGCACAATGAAAATTTTCGACTCAAGCCCCCCGAAGTGTGTGTGCGTTAATTAAGTGGCAATTGTTGCGAGGCGTGAGAATTTGGCGGATTAGGCAAAGAAATGTAAGTGACCTACGACAGAAACACCAGAGGTTTGCGCTTTGGGTTCAGTCTCTCTCAGCGCTATTTCCTCTTTTTGGGCAAAGGTCTCCATATAAGGCATACCGACATGGGAGATCTGAGCTACAAAGGTGTTTCTAAGTTTGCACAGTTGTTAGAAATAATATAACGCTGAATGAGCACGTTAGAGTGTCATTAGTTATTCAATGGGTCGCattttgaaaatgaaaaaatccCGTAAATTGGTATTCATCCCATAAAAAACCcctttcatttatatttttcttaaacttaaaatagttcctatttgtttaaaatatattctaCTTACAGATCTTTTGAACTCATTTATGtacaatatattaaaatataatcgtAAGCAATTGTGCGACTTAAGATATTTTTCGTTTTCAATGTTTTCTTAGCCCtaataacaatatattttgcaattcaataaaaaataaagcgTTTATAATAATAGATTTAGATTTATAAAATCCAAGTATTCTTCTTTATTTGTGCTAATATCTCATCCCATACTCGATCAGTTCTCCGCTATTGATTTGTATGCCCTAACCATGACTGAGTTGTTGGCCTAGTGCCTATGGCTATCAATCATCGAGCCGCGGCCTGTTAACATGGGCGACAAGTTCTGGGATTGTCGCTACCAGGAAGCAATGACCAGGCACCAGGCACCAGGAGGAGACCACCAGAGGCGCAACGGGCAACTGGTAATGCCCTCTGAGACCGACTAGACCAGACTCCCGACCATGTAATTAACAGCACGCAAAAAGTGTTTGCAAAGCGTTTATGGAATGGGATGGGGTTGGGATGCTGCTGGACGCGGCTATTGGATATGGGTGTCCCATTGGCCGAAGGCGACACGCATGTAAACATTGCCATTTTTGGCTAAAGACGCGACAGCTGCGCTGGACATCGGGACTGGACTGCACATAACCCTTTCCGATTCGCAATGCACggaaaaatattttcctaaatatatatatatctataagAAATTTGAAGTGTTCTTGAAGAAAGTCAATggcatttaaattatatatcttTCAATGAATTGTTtttatcaaaacaaaaatccaTATAACGTTTTTTAAGCAAGTCTATTtatatttgatttaaaaatacattggTATATATTGCTTCTTCAAAGTGGTAATAATTATTACTATCATTTTTATCTATCATTTTTAAGAAGATTTAGGTGACCTATGTTAAACTCAACCTAACTCAATTTTAAAACTATTGACCATATCAATATGGATTTATTAcattaaataacaaataatcTACTCTTTTCTCTGTGCAGTCCATTCCATTCCCATCTGGGTGGCCAACTCGGCAAAGACGATCTGACGATTGTAATTGAGTTACAAAAAGGTCAATCGATCCACCGGGCGATGTGGAGTGTCAGTGCTCgactttaatttattttataattacaCGCACTTTATGCCTAattagttttgtttttctgcCCCTTTCCGTCCCCGCACCACCTCCCTGCGAAGTTGCCTGTCTGTCGGATCGGGGCCACAAAAAAGTTTCCCATCATTTGGCTTCCATTATGCAGCGTTCGCGGCCACCGAATTCCAAAGGTGCGCGCGAATGGGCGTCAGGTTTGCACAAACACACATGAGTACCATACATATAAGAAAATAAAGCCCGAACAAAGGAGCAAGGTCAGGTGAGGAGTGGGGTGAGGAAGGGGGAGGGGGTGCGCCTGGGTGCCCACTACGATTCCCAGTCAACGGATGCGAGCTCATTCAGGTCGAGACCCTGCACTCaggaaaaatgtttttaaaaacataagTAGGATATTGAAATGTTTTCCAGCATTTATTAAATTTGTGTTAGTTTTTTACTTTTGCAAGAACTTTTCAGCTATTATAACagaaaatgtatatattaaaGATAGAAAGTATTTAATTATTCAAATTGAATCAGGCTTAAGAACGTATATACCATTAAAGAAGTATAAGCAGTAATATTTTACAGAAAGATATTTTGATCGTTTTGgaaatagaaaacattttgGAACGTAATAAATAATCGATGTCGTACCAAAATTTTTGAAATGTAGGTCGTTTTATCAGTAATACTATAATTTGTCTAGAGAAACatgtaaaattattttaataagaaGAACATATTGTATTTTCTAGTAATTTTAGAACAAAGAAAATCAAGCAGTTTTTTCTGATTGCAGCGGCAACTGCTTGAGCTTAACCTCTGAATTATTATGTTTAAAATCGTTCCTAAGGATTCAGCAAGAAAAtagattatttaaaaatacattagGCAAAGAAATGTCACTATTTTGTATTACAAATTAAGTCCTTTTTGGAGCAGTGTAAATCTGAGTTGAGTTTCGTGGCGAGGAAGTGTAAGGAGGAGAACCACCGACTGGAGCGATCATCGCATCGGGGCGCTTTTGTGGCCGTCTTCATCGACATCAACGCACTCCTTTGTTTGCCTGGGCCCTTTAGCCTGACCCTTGTGCCCGatcccgatcccgatcccAACCCGATCCCATCCAATCCCACCCGATCCAAGTCGATCCGATCCGAGATCCGAAAAAGAGAGTGAGTTGGTGCGCCAACTTTGTTTAACTTTGCCTTGGCTTATTgtttgttgttctttttccTCATTGCCTGCCCTCGATGTTTTTGTTGGCCGCGTTGTTCCTGTTGTTGGTTTTTGAGGATGCCTTTCCCTTGCCGAAAAATAAAGAGGAAGCCCTCGGGCATTTCGATTTCTTCGTGGCTTTGGTGACGCCAGGATCGCAGGTAATTAATGGTGAGATATGGCGCAGAGGGGTTGATAGGGATTCTTACTTTTAATACCTTTTTTTAGTTCTACAAGCGCAGGAACTTCTGATTGGACAAACCAATAATGACTATAATATCATTATTAGCTTGTCCAATTAGAAGTTCCTTTATTTAgaaaaataatgtattaaGTTCGAAACTCATTTTGAAGCTCTATTATGAACATTTAACTAATATTTAAATGATACGTACTCTTTTGCCACAAAAAAGGGTATTCAAACTTGCCTTTTACCCATGGGAACCACATTTCGGTGGGTGCGATTTGATAATACTTATAAAGCGCAGGGCTGGACATCCTTACCACCAATTATCCCAAGATGAAAGGAACTCTTACGCCAGAGACACACCCTCTCAGCGCAACTCAACTGATCTCACAACAACTTGACTACAGGAAGTTTCACATATCTACAGCAACAAAAGATCTCGGCTTGACCAAAACCAAGGCATATCGAAATGTGTGCAGTATATATAAATACGATCCATCTCGCGACTTCCTTTTGGCCGCAGCACTTGAGACAGTTTTTTGTTGCACTTGCTGTATTCGCGGAGAGGACTGAACTTGGCGGCATCTTCTCCGTGCACCTTGATTGTGAGAAAGATAACAACAACAAGAGACAGCGGGACAAGAATACAACTTTACAGGGAAAACAAagttatattatattataaaaagactttcttattatttattatttaaattacaaAATGTTGAAAAGCAGGCCTGTTCAGCATAAAGTTATGTGAGTATAACCTAGTGCTACAAGATGTGTCTTATGAATAAACAAAGGTATATTCTTTTATAATAAGACTCTTTCATGTTGAAGAGCAGGTGTTTTCAGCATTAAGTTATATAACCTAATGCTACAAAAAGtatctttaattttaattattttgctattgttatttattatagcttTAAAATGTTTGATCATAATGAATTCATATTTGTATCTATATCACACATTAAGGCAAATGTTCAATTAATTTTGGGAATACTCtagtataaatattaaaaattcatGAAAAGGaaacttttttattaaaatttccgaaataaaataaaattttttccaGTGCGCAAGACAAACAATGAAAAGGCTGCAGGAATTCCTCTGCTGAGTCAGGGAAGGGCGAAAAGAGCGAGGAGAGACCTCGAACAGGTGCTGAGCAAATGGCAAACTATGCCACAAGGTATTGGGGCAATTAGTGCTCAACTAATTGATTTAAGGCATTTCCTCTCAGTCTCCGTGGAAAAAGAGGAGAGGTTGGCGATTTCCGCATGAGACCGAAGTCGTCTTCTTGTCTCCGATGGAACGTCTTCGGCTGGAATCTTTGGCATTTGGACATCGCTTTATCGCAATCCTCGAGCTGCTAGCCCCTCTTTCCCTCCAAATAATACTCCTCCCTTTCTCCTGGGAGGCAATTAAAAGCAGCTCCGCACTGATTGCAACAATTTCTGGTTAAATAAATGGAACGAACAGCGCTCGACAAGAAGCATATCTCTAAGCTAGAGCTCCTGGTCCCGAAGACCCGATGCTGGAACCGAATCTGGATCTCATCCTGCGGCTCGATCTCCATTTCCATGGCCTCGCACTGAAAGTATTTAGTTTCAATTTGTTGCTTTGTTAGTGCGTGCTCCGAGATTTTTCATCTCTGTGTTCTCTTTGTCGTCGATTCTGGGATAAAGATGATATCGTGATTGGTTTCTTAGGTGAAGTTAGTGGGGCTTTAGAACTTACATAATATTACATTGAGatacaaaaatgtttgtttataaattgttaATAGGTAAAATTAATaccaaaaatgaaatattaacACATAAGAAGAAAATATGATCGCTTAAGGTGACTAATT is a genomic window of Drosophila suzukii chromosome 2L, CBGP_Dsuzu_IsoJpt1.0, whole genome shotgun sequence containing:
- the wg gene encoding protein wingless, translating into MDISYIFVICLMALCSSGSGLSQVEGKQKSGRGRGSMWWGIAKVGEPNNITPIMYMDPAIHSTLRRKQRRLVRDNPGVLGALVKGANLAISECQHQFRNRRWNCSTRNFSRGKNLFGKIVDRGCRETSFIYAITSAAVTHSIARACSEGSIESCTCDYSHQSRSPQANHQAGSVAGVRDWEWGGCSDNIGFGFKFSREFVDTGERGRNLREKMNLHNNEAGRAHVQAEMRQECKCHGMSGSCTVKTCWMRLANFRVVGDNLKARFDGATRVQVTNSLRATNALAGVSPNAAGSSSSSSNGLIIPQSVVYGEEEERMLNDHMPDILLENSHPISKIHHPNMPSPNSLPQAGQRGGRNGRRQGRKHNRYHFQLNPHNPEHKPPGSKDLVYLEPSPSFCEKNLRHGILGTHGRQCNETSLGVDGCGLMCCGRGYRRDEVVVVERCACTFHWCCEVKCKLCRTKKVIYTCL